The Chryseobacterium sp. 52 genome includes a region encoding these proteins:
- a CDS encoding glucose-1-phosphate adenylyltransferase encodes MKRNVISIVLGGGRGTRLFPLTYSRSKPAVPIAGKYRLVDIPISNCLNSGLNKILVLTQFNSASLNSHIKNSYHFDIFSKGFVDILAAEQNVENESWYQGTADAVRQSMKHLEKYDYDYILILSGDQLYQMDFREMLDFHIENGGDVTIATIPVVAKDATGFGILKSDDDGNITSFYEKPEYDILDGLKSEVSEENKHKGKEYLASMGIYIFTRTILKKMFEDGAGDDFGKDIIPNSIGKYKTLSYQYEGYWTDIGTIESFYEANLDLCQDLPQFNLFSSSPIYTRARMLPPSKINGSYVSKAVFGDGCIIMADKIENSVIGNRTRIDKGSTIVNSYVMGADFYQNTTEIVLNDRNGRPNMGIGKYCYIEKAILDKNCYIGDNVKIIGGKHLPDGDYGTHSVQDGIVVVKKGAILPSGTHIG; translated from the coding sequence ATGAAACGAAATGTAATCTCCATAGTTTTAGGAGGCGGCAGAGGGACAAGACTATTCCCGTTAACGTATTCAAGATCAAAACCGGCTGTTCCTATTGCAGGAAAATACAGACTGGTAGATATTCCTATTTCCAACTGTCTGAATTCGGGACTCAATAAAATCCTGGTTTTAACACAGTTTAATTCAGCTTCTTTAAACTCACATATCAAGAATTCTTATCATTTTGATATTTTTAGCAAAGGCTTTGTAGATATCCTTGCAGCTGAACAGAATGTGGAAAATGAAAGTTGGTATCAGGGAACAGCAGATGCAGTCCGCCAGTCGATGAAGCACCTGGAAAAGTATGATTATGACTATATTCTGATCCTTTCCGGTGACCAGCTCTATCAGATGGATTTCAGGGAAATGCTGGATTTTCACATTGAAAACGGAGGCGACGTGACGATTGCGACCATTCCTGTGGTTGCGAAAGATGCTACAGGTTTTGGAATTTTAAAGTCTGATGATGACGGTAATATCACCTCATTCTATGAAAAACCGGAATATGATATTCTGGATGGCTTAAAATCTGAAGTTTCGGAGGAAAACAAGCATAAAGGAAAAGAATACCTGGCCTCGATGGGAATCTATATTTTCACGAGAACCATTCTGAAAAAAATGTTTGAAGATGGGGCAGGTGATGATTTCGGGAAAGATATTATCCCTAATTCAATTGGGAAATATAAGACTTTAAGCTATCAGTATGAAGGCTACTGGACAGATATTGGTACCATAGAATCTTTCTATGAAGCTAATCTAGATCTGTGTCAGGATCTTCCGCAGTTCAATCTGTTTTCATCCTCACCAATCTATACAAGAGCGAGGATGCTTCCGCCGTCAAAGATCAACGGTTCTTACGTAAGCAAAGCTGTTTTCGGGGACGGATGTATCATTATGGCTGATAAGATTGAAAATTCTGTGATAGGAAACAGAACGAGGATAGATAAAGGAAGCACCATTGTTAATTCTTATGTGATGGGAGCCGACTTTTATCAGAACACAACGGAAATTGTCCTTAACGACCGAAACGGGCGCCCAAATATGGGGATCGGCAAATACTGTTATATAGAAAAAGCAATCCTTGATAAAAACTGCTATATCGGTGATAACGTAAAGATCATCGGCGGAAAACACCTTCCGGATGGCGACTACGGGACCCATTCCGTTCAGGATGGAATCGTTGTCGTGAAAAAAGGAGCTATTCTTCCTTCAGGAACACACATCGGTTAA
- a CDS encoding glycogen synthase: MVIYHLSTECYPVAKVGGLADVVGALPKYQNKIKEIDAKVVMPWYNKPFVHDHEFDVVFDGFIHQGTDMLQIQVMKEKTDALGFELFMVKIPGLLDRENPYGYQDESFQFLAFQHGVLHWLTAMKIRPDVLHCHDYHTGLVPFMTQHCPEFEFLKGVKTIGTIHNGEYQGMMSWNMANYMPSFDSYKWGLMDWNGFINPLASMIKCSHAFTTVSEGYLEELFISFRGLESLVREEFGKAYGIINGIDTEVWDPETDPMLDFNFNIKNAVAQKKKNKEKLCKEYGLKPDLPLFAFIGRFATEKGADFLPDVVWKSVKQSYGALNIMILGSGNSYIENKLKEYEYTYTNFALDLGYKEHLSHKIYASADFLLMPSRVEPCGLNQMYSMRYGTVPVVRYTGGLRDTVEDISTGGAGVNFTYPGVDDIVHAMNRAMGIYNQKGVMKDLIHANMNFDFAWEKSAEKYIALYNN, from the coding sequence ATGGTAATATATCACTTAAGTACGGAATGTTATCCGGTAGCAAAAGTAGGCGGTTTGGCAGATGTTGTTGGAGCGTTGCCTAAATATCAGAATAAAATAAAAGAAATAGATGCCAAGGTTGTAATGCCGTGGTACAATAAACCTTTTGTCCATGATCATGAGTTTGATGTCGTTTTTGATGGTTTTATCCATCAGGGAACCGATATGCTTCAGATTCAGGTGATGAAGGAGAAAACAGATGCTTTGGGATTTGAATTGTTTATGGTGAAAATTCCCGGTCTTTTAGACAGAGAAAACCCTTACGGTTATCAGGATGAAAGTTTTCAGTTTCTGGCTTTCCAGCATGGAGTGCTGCATTGGCTGACGGCGATGAAGATTCGCCCGGATGTCTTGCATTGCCACGATTATCATACAGGATTGGTGCCTTTTATGACGCAGCATTGTCCTGAATTTGAATTTTTAAAAGGAGTCAAAACCATAGGAACCATCCATAATGGAGAGTATCAGGGAATGATGAGCTGGAATATGGCGAACTATATGCCGTCTTTTGATTCTTATAAATGGGGACTGATGGATTGGAACGGTTTTATCAATCCGTTGGCGAGTATGATTAAATGTTCCCATGCTTTTACAACAGTTTCCGAAGGGTATCTGGAAGAGCTTTTTATCAGCTTCCGTGGATTGGAAAGTCTGGTGCGTGAAGAATTTGGAAAAGCATACGGCATCATCAACGGCATCGATACGGAAGTTTGGGATCCTGAAACCGATCCAATGCTGGATTTTAATTTTAATATCAAAAATGCAGTAGCCCAAAAGAAAAAGAATAAAGAAAAACTCTGTAAAGAATATGGTCTGAAACCTGACCTTCCACTGTTTGCTTTTATCGGAAGATTTGCCACAGAAAAAGGCGCGGATTTCCTGCCGGATGTAGTCTGGAAGAGTGTTAAGCAGAGCTATGGCGCACTCAATATTATGATCCTGGGTTCAGGCAATAGCTATATTGAAAATAAGCTTAAAGAATACGAGTATACCTATACCAATTTTGCTCTGGATCTGGGCTATAAAGAACATCTTTCCCATAAGATCTATGCCTCGGCAGATTTTCTGCTGATGCCGTCAAGAGTAGAACCATGCGGACTGAATCAGATGTATTCTATGAGATATGGAACGGTTCCCGTGGTAAGATATACCGGAGGTCTTAGAGATACGGTAGAAGATATTTCAACCGGAGGGGCAGGAGTGAATTTCACCTATCCTGGAGTGGATGATATTGTCCATGCTATGAACAGGGCAATGGGAATTTATAATCAGAAAGGCGTTATGAAAGATCTTATCCATGCGAACATGAATTTTGATTTTGCATGGGAGAAATCTGCAGAAAAATATATAGCTTTATACAATAACTGA